From the Pseudomonas syringae KCTC 12500 genome, the window CTCAAGCAGGACCGCATCGACCAGATTCTGCGCGAGCATGACGCCGCTATCGCCCAGGCCGAGACTGCCGGTACGGATGCGCCGACCGAGGCGGCCCTCAAGGCCGAGCGCACGTTCATGGACAGCGAGAAGGCCAAACCGGGTGTGAAGGTGATGGCTGACGGCATTCTCATGACCGAGCTGACCCCGGGTACCGGCCCCAAGCCCAGTGCCGATGGCCGGGTTGAAGTGCGTTATGTCGGTCGTTTGCCGGACGGCACGATCTTCGATCAGAGCACCCAGCCCCAGTGGTTCCGGCTCGACAGCGTGATCAGCGGCTGGACCAGCGCCTTGCAGAACATGCCGACTGGCGCGAAGTGGCGGCTGGTGATCCCTTCGGATCAAGCCTATGGCGCCGAGGGCGCTGGTGATCTGATTGATCCGTTTACACCGCTGGTATTTGAAATCGAGCTGGTTGCAGTTTCACAGTAAGCGGGCGTAAAACCGGCGTTCAGACATGCGAAAGGGTGCGATAAGCACCCTTGGCGTGTAGCGCTGTCACCGACACGGTCACGCCTGAGCGGCGATCTCTTCCTTGTGCGAGTTGTGCAGCACTTCAATCAGGCAGTCTTCCAGCTCGAAACGCTCGTGCAGCAGTTGCCCCAGCTGATTGAATTCCCGGGCTACCACCGCCGCATCCGAGCAGTCGCCCTTTTCGCAGCGATCATTGAACGTCAGGGCAAACTTGGTGATGACGTCCAGACGTGGATAGATCGTGTCTGCCAGTTCGAGCCCACGCTCGTCATTGAACGCCCGGGCTTCATCACCCAGTTGTTCGTAGACTTCAAAGTGCCCGGCAGAGACGTAATCCACAAGAATCCCGCAGAAGTTCTGCAGGCCCTCGAGGTCGGCTGCCAGCGCTTCGGGCGTGTCGCCCAGCGCGTCATAGGCTTCGACCAGTTCGAGACGGCTTTGAAGCCAGCGATCGATCAGCTTGTTCACTCCGCCCCAGCGTTCCTGAGCATTCTGACAACTTTCCAGCATGGTCTTCTCTCTTCCCTTCAGGGGCATGCAGTCCTGTGCCGGTCCGGGTGATTAGCCGGGACCAAGCCTGATAAATGCGTCAGGACAGCATATTTCCAGTGACGCGTGCGGCCCAGATTATGCCCGCTCGACAAGGCCATCAAGGTACGCAGGAGATAAAGTTCATACAAGCGTTTAATGGCTGCCCCGATCTCTGGTCGCCAGCCAGTGGCTGAATTCGCTGAAAAGGGGATACAGCGGCAACAGCGCCAGACCCGTAAAACCCAGCAGACTCCACTCCGGCAGGCTGATACCGAACAGTGTCCAGGTGATTTCGGCGCAAAATAGCGCGTCGCTTCGCAGCCGGTCGATGCACATGTCCAGGGAGAGCAGGCTCAATACGTGCTCCAGTCTGGTAATAACAGGTATCAATTGATCGGCCGAGGCGGTCTGCAACCACACCTGTGTGCCTGCTGTGGCAAGCCCGGCCAGAGCGACCAGCAGAAGCGCCAGGCTGTAGCGCCGCGTGCCTGTCGGGCCAGGGGCGTGGCAGGCAGCGCAGAGCGCAAGTACGCCACAGATGATGAATGCAGCCCGTTGCACCATGCACAGCGCGCAAGGGTCGAGACCGACAGCTTGCTGCAGGTAAAAGGCGACGCCAATGATTGATGCACAGGCCAGCGATGCCAGGAAAA encodes:
- a CDS encoding Rsd/AlgQ family anti-sigma factor gives rise to the protein MLESCQNAQERWGGVNKLIDRWLQSRLELVEAYDALGDTPEALAADLEGLQNFCGILVDYVSAGHFEVYEQLGDEARAFNDERGLELADTIYPRLDVITKFALTFNDRCEKGDCSDAAVVAREFNQLGQLLHERFELEDCLIEVLHNSHKEEIAAQA
- a CDS encoding disulfide bond formation protein B; this encodes MYLARTRFLFFLASLACASIIGVAFYLQQAVGLDPCALCMVQRAAFIICGVLALCAACHAPGPTGTRRYSLALLLVALAGLATAGTQVWLQTASADQLIPVITRLEHVLSLLSLDMCIDRLRSDALFCAEITWTLFGISLPEWSLLGFTGLALLPLYPLFSEFSHWLATRDRGSH
- a CDS encoding FKBP-type peptidyl-prolyl cis-trans isomerase; translation: MSRYLLTSLFLLLPLAQAAEAPPASSDGHDLAYSLGASLGERLHQEVPDLDLKALVEGLQQAYQGKPLALKQDRIDQILREHDAAIAQAETAGTDAPTEAALKAERTFMDSEKAKPGVKVMADGILMTELTPGTGPKPSADGRVEVRYVGRLPDGTIFDQSTQPQWFRLDSVISGWTSALQNMPTGAKWRLVIPSDQAYGAEGAGDLIDPFTPLVFEIELVAVSQ